A single genomic interval of Microbacterium oleivorans harbors:
- a CDS encoding phytoene/squalene synthase family protein, which translates to MTDDTTTGIALYDRTARDAAAVVISAYSTSFGLAARLLGGRVRPHVRNIYALVRVADEIVDGSASQAGLPASAQRRVLDALETETLAAVDEGFSANLIVHAFARTARECGIGADLVRPFFASMRTDLDVTEHDALSHDSYVYGSAEVVGLMCLQVFVNAGGTQPRPADPDLVDGARRLGAAFQDVNFLRDLPHDVGSLGRDYLGVGDAGAGAVSRLEVLDRIDADLDAAGAIIPRLPADCRRAVTAAHDLFTALSRRLRRSGGTSARVRVPNGVKLGLAARATVGAAPLRAGS; encoded by the coding sequence GTGACCGACGACACCACCACCGGAATCGCGCTCTACGATCGAACGGCGCGTGACGCCGCGGCCGTGGTGATCTCGGCCTACTCGACCTCGTTCGGCCTCGCCGCGCGCCTCCTGGGCGGCCGCGTCCGCCCGCATGTGCGCAACATCTACGCCCTCGTCCGCGTGGCCGACGAGATCGTCGACGGCTCGGCCAGTCAGGCCGGGCTCCCGGCCTCGGCGCAGCGCCGGGTGCTCGACGCTCTGGAGACCGAGACGCTGGCGGCCGTGGACGAGGGGTTCAGCGCCAACCTCATCGTGCACGCCTTCGCCCGCACCGCGCGCGAGTGCGGCATCGGCGCCGATCTCGTCCGCCCCTTCTTCGCCTCGATGCGCACCGACCTCGACGTCACCGAGCACGACGCGCTCTCGCACGACTCGTACGTCTACGGCTCCGCCGAGGTGGTCGGGCTCATGTGCCTCCAAGTGTTCGTCAATGCCGGAGGGACGCAGCCGCGCCCCGCCGATCCCGATCTCGTCGACGGCGCACGCCGCCTCGGCGCCGCTTTCCAGGACGTGAACTTCTTGCGCGATCTCCCCCACGACGTCGGCTCCCTCGGCCGCGATTACCTCGGCGTCGGCGACGCGGGTGCCGGAGCCGTCTCGCGGCTCGAGGTCCTCGACCGCATCGACGCCGATCTCGACGCCGCCGGCGCCATCATCCCCCGGCTCCCCGCGGACTGCCGCCGCGCGGTCACGGCCGCCCACGACCTCTTCACGGCCCTCTCGCGCCGCCTGCGCCGGTCCGGCGGAACCAGCGCCCGCGTGCGCGTTCCCAACGGCGTCAAGCTCGGCCTGGCGGCCCGCGCCACGGTCGGCGCCGCACCCCTGCGAGCCGGCTCATGA
- a CDS encoding polyprenyl synthetase family protein → MADPWMVNMISLPEDSSTAVDHALDAVLTRLTERAIPRGSAALALIRATGEATSGGKRFRPALVVAAFDAFGGDRDHADGLWDVAAAFELLHTAFVIHDDLIDRDIERRGVPNVGGTFRSRARALGVGDAGAERVGDAAAVLAGDILLYEAARLVAMADVDADQRVRLFSLLDDAVLVSAIGELADVEHALVPTEPDAAQLLSAAHDKTAVYSFCAPLAAGAVLAGADEGDRAVLMTAGADLGLAFQLVDDLIGTFGSAAQAGRLAGADLREAKRTPLISFARETAAWPQISSALAMAPTGPIAVQAAQRELDASGAREQLVTLIGHTLASVRRRAAELPDEPHALIERLAAGIEGRIP, encoded by the coding sequence ATGGCAGACCCGTGGATGGTGAACATGATCTCGCTGCCGGAAGACAGCTCGACAGCGGTCGACCACGCGTTGGATGCCGTGCTCACGCGCCTCACCGAGCGGGCCATCCCCCGCGGCTCCGCCGCTCTCGCTCTCATCCGTGCGACCGGTGAGGCCACCTCGGGCGGCAAACGGTTCCGTCCCGCGCTCGTGGTCGCCGCCTTCGACGCGTTCGGTGGAGACCGCGATCACGCCGACGGTCTCTGGGACGTCGCCGCCGCCTTCGAACTGCTCCACACCGCCTTCGTCATCCACGACGACCTCATCGACCGCGATATCGAGCGGCGTGGTGTGCCCAATGTCGGGGGGACGTTCCGTTCACGCGCTCGTGCCCTCGGCGTCGGCGACGCGGGCGCCGAACGCGTGGGCGACGCGGCGGCGGTCCTGGCGGGAGACATCCTCCTCTACGAGGCGGCGCGCCTGGTCGCGATGGCCGACGTCGACGCGGATCAGCGCGTCCGGCTCTTCTCGCTGCTCGACGACGCCGTTCTCGTCTCGGCGATCGGGGAGCTCGCCGACGTCGAGCATGCCCTCGTCCCCACCGAGCCCGATGCCGCGCAGCTGCTCAGCGCCGCGCACGACAAGACCGCCGTGTACTCCTTCTGCGCCCCGCTCGCGGCGGGCGCCGTTTTGGCGGGTGCCGACGAAGGCGACCGCGCCGTGCTGATGACGGCGGGAGCCGACCTCGGGCTCGCCTTCCAGCTCGTCGACGACCTGATCGGCACCTTCGGAAGCGCCGCGCAAGCCGGTCGCCTCGCCGGTGCCGACCTGCGTGAGGCCAAGCGCACCCCGCTCATCTCGTTCGCGAGGGAGACGGCCGCGTGGCCGCAGATCTCGTCCGCGCTCGCGATGGCTCCCACCGGCCCCATCGCCGTCCAGGCCGCGCAGCGCGAGCTCGATGCGAGCGGCGCACGCGAGCAGCTGGTGACGCTCATCGGCCACACCCTCGCGTCGGTGCGGCGCCGCGCCGCCGAGCTTCCGGACGAACCCCATGCCCTCATCGAGCGGCTCGCCGCCGGCATCGAAGGACGCATCCCGTGA
- a CDS encoding MarR family winged helix-turn-helix transcriptional regulator translates to MRSTLEAVRAFSDAMDRMHTGLRADMDMNATDLSALRMLSIREQRGELVKPHDLARHLGISSASTTKLLDRLSREGFIEREPHPNDRRALVITLTDSSRADFGRHFATRMARMRGAMEPFDDAELATVARFLDGMSEAVVDE, encoded by the coding sequence GTGCGCTCGACGCTCGAAGCCGTGCGTGCCTTCAGCGACGCGATGGACCGCATGCACACGGGGTTGCGAGCCGATATGGACATGAACGCCACCGACCTGTCGGCGCTGCGCATGCTGAGCATCCGCGAACAGCGGGGCGAGCTCGTCAAGCCGCACGATCTGGCGCGTCATCTCGGTATCTCGAGCGCGTCGACCACGAAACTCCTCGACCGCCTCTCGCGCGAGGGGTTCATCGAGCGCGAGCCTCACCCGAACGACCGGCGCGCCCTCGTCATCACCCTGACCGACTCGTCGCGCGCGGATTTCGGTCGGCACTTCGCGACGCGCATGGCGCGGATGCGCGGCGCGATGGAGCCGTTCGACGATGCCGAACTGGCGACCGTCGCCCGTTTCCTCGACGGGATGAGCGAGGCGGTCGTCGACGAGTGA
- a CDS encoding carbon-nitrogen hydrolase family protein → MTALAVAQFAPAADPDANLRAIEGLVERAAGRGADVVVFPEYSSYFVDPFDETLLAHAQPVDGPFVDALQRLAARYEVHIVAGLLESASDGERVRNTVVAVGRDGVRAVYRKLHLYDAFGQRESDWVEAGDIDEPQTFVVGGMRFALMTCYDLRFPEVARTLADAGADVVLVPAQWVRGPLKELQWTTLLRARAIENTLFVAAADHPPPLGVGNSAVFDPQGVEVAAVGTTSDVAVAHLDADAVDRVRRLNPALRLRRFVVVPRSEGGSEAR, encoded by the coding sequence ATGACCGCACTCGCCGTCGCGCAGTTCGCCCCGGCCGCCGACCCCGACGCCAATCTCCGGGCGATCGAGGGGCTCGTCGAGCGAGCCGCCGGGCGCGGAGCCGACGTCGTGGTATTCCCGGAGTACTCGAGTTATTTCGTCGACCCTTTCGACGAGACCCTCCTCGCCCACGCACAGCCCGTCGACGGGCCTTTCGTCGACGCGCTGCAGCGTCTCGCGGCCCGCTACGAGGTGCACATCGTCGCGGGGCTGCTCGAGAGCGCCTCGGACGGCGAACGCGTGCGCAACACCGTCGTGGCGGTCGGACGCGATGGCGTGCGTGCGGTGTACCGCAAGCTCCACCTGTACGACGCGTTCGGCCAGCGGGAGTCCGACTGGGTCGAGGCCGGAGACATCGACGAGCCGCAGACGTTCGTGGTCGGCGGCATGCGGTTCGCCCTGATGACCTGCTACGACTTGCGCTTCCCGGAGGTCGCGCGCACCCTGGCCGACGCCGGCGCCGACGTCGTCCTCGTCCCGGCCCAGTGGGTACGGGGCCCGTTGAAAGAGCTGCAGTGGACGACGCTGCTGCGGGCGCGCGCGATCGAGAACACGTTGTTCGTCGCCGCCGCCGACCATCCGCCGCCTCTCGGCGTCGGCAACTCCGCGGTGTTCGACCCGCAGGGGGTCGAGGTCGCGGCGGTCGGGACGACCAGCGACGTCGCGGTGGCGCATCTCGACGCCGACGCGGTGGACCGGGTCCGGCGGCTGAATCCCGCGCTGCGGCTGCGGCGCTTCGTCGTCGTGCCGCGGTCAGAAGGCGGCAGCGAGGCGCGCTGA
- a CDS encoding aminotransferase class I/II-fold pyridoxal phosphate-dependent enzyme: MHEVSGAWRRAARGAGLLTEDGSAVPTIFAEMSALAGRTGALNLGQGFPDDDAPAPVLEAAREAIASGRNQYPPGRGEPDLLAAIAEHQAHWYGIPLDPETEILVTAGATEALAATILALVDGPDDEVVVFEPYYDAYAALVALAGARLVTVPLRWPDFQPDLDRLRAAVTDRTRIILVNDPHNPTGAVFSREVAGEIVRLADRHDAVIVTDEVYEHLTFDQPHVPLSTLPGAADRTLSISSAGKTFSVTGWKVGWISGPAELVRAVLAVKQWLTYVNAGPFQPAVATGLRLPDATFTAIAARLRAGRDTLGAGLRAAGFAVSTPAGSYFTVADAAPLGAVDAAAFCRELPARAGVVAIPLTAFASEAHRDEYATLVRFAACKRPDVLEEASARLAAAF; the protein is encoded by the coding sequence ATGCACGAGGTTTCCGGCGCTTGGCGCCGCGCCGCCCGCGGCGCCGGCCTGCTCACCGAGGACGGGTCCGCCGTCCCCACCATCTTCGCCGAGATGAGCGCCCTCGCGGGCCGCACCGGAGCTCTCAACCTCGGCCAGGGCTTCCCCGACGACGACGCTCCCGCGCCCGTCCTCGAGGCCGCGCGCGAGGCCATCGCGAGCGGCCGCAACCAGTACCCGCCCGGGCGGGGCGAGCCCGACCTGCTCGCGGCGATCGCCGAGCATCAGGCCCACTGGTACGGCATCCCTCTCGACCCGGAGACGGAGATCCTGGTCACGGCCGGAGCGACCGAGGCCCTCGCCGCGACGATCCTCGCCCTGGTCGACGGGCCCGACGACGAGGTGGTCGTGTTCGAGCCGTACTACGACGCCTACGCCGCGCTCGTGGCGTTGGCCGGCGCCCGCCTCGTGACGGTACCGCTGCGCTGGCCCGACTTCCAGCCCGACCTCGATCGGCTTCGCGCCGCCGTCACCGATCGCACGCGCATCATCCTGGTGAACGATCCGCACAACCCCACCGGCGCGGTGTTCAGCCGCGAGGTGGCAGGCGAGATCGTCCGGCTCGCCGACCGGCACGATGCGGTCATCGTCACCGACGAGGTCTACGAGCACCTCACCTTCGACCAGCCCCACGTGCCGTTGTCCACCCTGCCCGGAGCGGCCGATCGCACCCTGTCGATCTCGTCCGCCGGCAAGACCTTCTCGGTGACCGGCTGGAAGGTCGGCTGGATCTCGGGGCCGGCCGAGCTCGTGCGTGCGGTGCTCGCCGTGAAGCAATGGCTCACCTACGTCAACGCCGGGCCGTTCCAGCCGGCCGTCGCGACCGGACTGCGCCTTCCCGATGCGACGTTCACCGCCATCGCGGCGCGACTGCGCGCCGGACGCGACACGCTGGGCGCGGGCCTGCGGGCCGCGGGCTTCGCCGTCTCGACTCCCGCCGGGTCGTACTTCACCGTCGCCGACGCCGCCCCCCTCGGCGCCGTCGACGCCGCGGCGTTCTGCCGAGAGCTGCCCGCGCGTGCGGGCGTCGTCGCGATCCCGCTCACCGCGTTCGCCTCCGAGGCGCACCGCGACGAGTACGCCACCCTGGTGCGGTTCGCGGCCTGCAAACGACCCGACGTGCTCGAGGAGGCCTCAGCGCGCCTCGCTGCCGCCTTCTGA
- a CDS encoding S1C family serine protease produces MSDPQTPDDRTPDAPRAAEQPADHTPTSAPSPDAAPAARAEASIPPRPPLPGYEAAAGSAFHTQPTQPYGAPLYSYGPPVTTTETHDKQKVGGGKIAAILVAAALVGGAAGIGGAAAVGSSFVAAPTSQSAGPSSITVNNPDSVNATTAIATKVLPSVVTISASSGTSGGTGSGVILSDDGYVLTNTHVVTLDGATGDPRLSVTTSDGRVFAATIVGTDPTYDLAVIKLTDASGLTPIEFADSSKLNVGDQTVAVGAPLGLSNTVTTGIVSALNRSIQIASSAAPESEGDTDQGSPGGRTPFEFDFGQGQQSPTQATSSIAISVIQTDAAINPGNSGGALVDGEGRLIGINVAIASAGGTSTEAGSIGVGFAIPSTVAERVANEIIDDGSASHGLLGATVGDAAAVEGATRAGALINEVTPGGAAATAGLQQGDIVTTFDDIAITDQVDLTAQVRALAAGSEVEVTYVRDGREQTATVTLGELQQ; encoded by the coding sequence ATGAGCGACCCGCAGACCCCCGACGACCGCACTCCCGACGCGCCGCGCGCCGCCGAGCAGCCCGCCGACCACACCCCGACCTCCGCACCCTCTCCCGATGCCGCACCGGCGGCACGTGCAGAGGCGTCCATCCCGCCGCGGCCGCCGCTGCCCGGGTACGAGGCGGCCGCCGGCTCGGCATTCCACACGCAGCCGACGCAGCCGTACGGCGCGCCCCTGTACTCCTACGGTCCGCCGGTGACGACGACCGAGACGCATGACAAGCAGAAGGTCGGCGGGGGGAAGATCGCCGCGATCCTCGTCGCGGCCGCGCTCGTCGGCGGTGCGGCAGGCATCGGCGGGGCGGCCGCGGTGGGCTCGTCCTTCGTCGCCGCTCCCACCTCGCAGAGCGCCGGTCCCTCGTCGATCACCGTCAACAACCCCGACTCGGTCAACGCGACGACCGCCATCGCCACGAAGGTGCTGCCGAGCGTCGTGACCATCTCGGCCTCGTCGGGTACCTCGGGCGGCACCGGCTCGGGTGTCATCCTCAGCGATGACGGCTACGTCCTCACCAACACCCACGTCGTCACCCTCGACGGTGCGACGGGTGACCCCCGGCTGTCGGTGACCACGTCGGACGGCCGGGTGTTCGCCGCGACCATCGTGGGCACCGACCCCACCTACGACCTCGCGGTCATCAAGCTCACCGACGCATCGGGCCTGACCCCGATCGAGTTCGCCGATTCGAGCAAGCTCAACGTCGGCGACCAGACCGTCGCCGTGGGTGCGCCGCTCGGCCTGTCGAACACCGTCACCACCGGAATCGTCAGCGCACTGAACCGGTCGATCCAGATCGCATCCTCCGCCGCCCCGGAATCGGAGGGCGACACCGACCAGGGGTCGCCCGGGGGTCGAACCCCCTTCGAGTTCGACTTCGGTCAGGGACAGCAGTCGCCGACCCAGGCGACGTCGTCGATCGCCATCTCGGTGATCCAGACCGACGCGGCCATCAACCCCGGCAACTCCGGCGGCGCGCTCGTCGACGGGGAGGGTCGCCTCATCGGCATCAACGTCGCGATCGCCAGCGCCGGCGGGACCTCGACCGAGGCCGGATCGATCGGCGTGGGCTTCGCCATCCCCTCGACCGTCGCCGAACGGGTGGCGAACGAGATCATCGATGACGGATCGGCCAGCCACGGCCTGCTCGGCGCGACCGTCGGCGACGCCGCGGCCGTCGAGGGCGCCACGCGAGCCGGCGCGCTGATCAACGAGGTCACCCCGGGCGGGGCCGCCGCGACCGCGGGCCTGCAGCAGGGCGACATCGTGACGACGTTCGACGACATCGCCATCACCGATCAGGTCGACCTCACCGCTCAGGTGCGGGCGCTGGCCGCCGGCAGCGAGGTGGAGGTCACCTACGTGCGCGACGGTCGCGAGCAGACCGCCACCGTGACCCTGGGCGAGCTGCAGCAGTAG
- a CDS encoding CDP-glycerol glycerophosphotransferase family protein produces the protein MASFSFGAGNAGKLLRLPLYAAGRLATAVIPRTRGDWVFGCAVGIADGALALWNVTPRSRAVWLVSDDRQAAEARRRGIPSVPRDSLRGFWLTARARVVVVTHGLGDVNRYAVAGAHIVQLWHGIPLKRIGLDAPVTADPGRLARIPGARRLIARAYRRTQAQIALLPAASHLARGRLESAFGLDDERVRVLGEPRVDVLSPEDRDAARADARAGLEALVPGLGDARLVLYAPTWRDGAPDPAVPDTAEWAQLTGLLDDDDAVLLVRSHPLGGGDYAPDPPHPRVRSLNSDIVADVTPLLPAMDVLVTDYSSLAYDAGLVPLATLFLAPDVDDYARTRGFYGTYREVAGDDAAASWSELAPVLERTLSDPSESSRRRDRAAVLSARMHAWRDGGNARRVHEAIVTAVPAAREETA, from the coding sequence GTGGCGTCTTTCTCGTTCGGCGCGGGCAACGCGGGAAAGCTCCTGCGCCTCCCGCTGTACGCGGCCGGACGCCTCGCCACCGCCGTCATCCCGCGGACACGCGGCGACTGGGTGTTCGGCTGCGCTGTCGGCATCGCCGACGGCGCGCTGGCACTGTGGAACGTGACGCCGCGCTCGCGCGCGGTCTGGCTCGTGAGCGACGACCGTCAGGCCGCCGAGGCTCGCCGTCGCGGCATCCCGAGCGTCCCCCGCGACTCGCTGCGCGGATTCTGGCTGACCGCTCGAGCGCGCGTCGTGGTGGTGACGCACGGTCTCGGCGACGTCAACCGCTATGCCGTCGCGGGTGCGCACATCGTGCAGCTGTGGCACGGGATCCCGCTCAAGCGCATCGGGCTCGACGCGCCGGTCACCGCCGACCCGGGCCGGCTGGCGCGCATCCCCGGTGCGCGCCGGCTGATCGCCCGCGCCTACCGGCGCACGCAGGCGCAGATCGCGCTCCTTCCGGCGGCATCGCACCTCGCGCGCGGCCGGCTCGAGAGCGCTTTCGGGCTCGACGACGAGCGGGTGCGCGTGCTGGGGGAGCCGCGGGTCGACGTGCTCTCACCGGAGGATCGGGATGCCGCGCGCGCCGACGCGCGCGCCGGACTCGAGGCGCTCGTACCCGGGCTCGGCGACGCCCGCCTCGTGCTGTACGCACCGACCTGGCGGGACGGCGCGCCCGATCCGGCGGTACCGGACACCGCGGAGTGGGCACAGCTGACGGGCTTGCTCGATGACGACGACGCGGTTCTGCTCGTCCGGTCGCACCCGCTGGGCGGCGGCGACTACGCGCCCGATCCGCCGCATCCGCGGGTCCGCTCGCTGAACAGTGACATCGTGGCCGACGTCACCCCGCTGCTCCCGGCGATGGACGTCCTGGTGACCGACTACTCGTCGCTCGCCTACGACGCGGGGCTGGTTCCGCTCGCGACGCTGTTCCTGGCACCCGACGTCGACGACTACGCCCGCACCCGCGGCTTCTACGGGACGTACCGTGAGGTGGCGGGCGACGATGCCGCGGCATCCTGGTCCGAGCTCGCGCCGGTGCTCGAGCGCACCCTGTCCGATCCGTCGGAATCGAGCCGCCGACGAGACCGTGCGGCCGTGCTCAGCGCGCGGATGCACGCCTGGCGCGACGGCGGCAACGCCCGTCGTGTCCATGAGGCCATCGTGACCGCCGTGCCTGCCGCCCGAGAGGAGACCGCATGA
- a CDS encoding CDP-glycerol glycerophosphotransferase family protein → MIRVRFEGTDPGPVMVVAADGEAPASVALSGARASVAVGVEQRASGWEARVPLRAARWGGPELPLPSGVYDLMIDGRAAPPSAAEAPAPPVVFSTLRAGWDGTRVTIGPPLDPALASGEGQSALEVRYAGRREPLENAVFFESFYGRTAGDNPRAIDRELARVAPAVTRYWSVVDLSVPVPAGAVAIVEGSPEWWRARGAARLLVVNDWLRRRFVRRPGQIVLQTWHGTPLKRLALHRPGFDPRRALAVVRESRRWNVLLAQNPYGARVLRKAYAFLRRPVWVEGYPRTDDLHHRRRDDVRAGLGIDPDERVLLYAPTWRDDRETIVDFLDLPALADAADAVVLVRGHSRTLLPGSDERGPRVIDVTGHPDLAALQVASDALITDYSSVMFDYSVTGKPMYFFVPDLEHYRGELRGFYFDLSEQAPGPLVTTLEDLVEALGADTRRFDERYTRWRARFNDRDDGHAAERVVARILDQGYVARD, encoded by the coding sequence ATGATCCGCGTGCGATTCGAGGGCACCGACCCCGGTCCCGTGATGGTCGTCGCCGCCGACGGTGAGGCACCCGCGTCGGTCGCTCTCTCGGGCGCACGCGCGAGCGTCGCGGTCGGGGTCGAACAGCGCGCTTCCGGATGGGAGGCGCGGGTGCCGCTGCGTGCGGCGCGCTGGGGCGGGCCCGAGCTGCCGCTGCCGAGCGGGGTGTACGACCTGATGATCGACGGGCGCGCCGCGCCGCCCTCCGCCGCGGAGGCGCCGGCACCGCCGGTCGTGTTCAGCACGCTGCGGGCGGGGTGGGACGGCACGCGCGTGACGATCGGGCCGCCGCTGGATCCGGCTCTGGCGTCGGGTGAAGGGCAGAGCGCCCTCGAAGTGCGCTACGCGGGACGCCGGGAGCCGCTCGAGAACGCCGTCTTCTTCGAGAGCTTCTACGGACGCACCGCCGGCGACAATCCGCGCGCCATCGACCGCGAGCTCGCGCGTGTGGCTCCGGCCGTGACGCGCTACTGGAGTGTCGTCGACCTCTCGGTACCGGTCCCGGCGGGTGCGGTGGCCATCGTCGAGGGGAGCCCGGAGTGGTGGCGGGCACGCGGCGCGGCCCGGCTGCTCGTGGTCAACGACTGGCTCCGCCGCCGCTTCGTGCGCCGGCCCGGCCAGATCGTGCTGCAGACCTGGCACGGCACGCCGCTCAAGCGCCTCGCACTGCACCGCCCCGGCTTCGATCCGCGTCGCGCTCTCGCCGTCGTGCGCGAGAGTCGACGGTGGAACGTGCTCCTGGCCCAGAACCCGTACGGCGCTCGTGTGCTGCGCAAGGCCTACGCCTTCCTGCGTCGCCCGGTGTGGGTGGAGGGATATCCCCGCACCGACGATCTGCACCACCGGCGCCGCGACGACGTGCGTGCCGGCCTCGGCATCGACCCGGACGAGCGCGTGCTGCTGTACGCGCCCACGTGGCGCGACGACCGCGAGACGATCGTCGACTTCCTCGACCTGCCCGCGCTCGCAGACGCCGCCGATGCCGTCGTGCTCGTGCGGGGTCACTCGCGCACCCTGCTCCCCGGGTCCGACGAGCGGGGCCCTCGCGTCATCGACGTCACGGGGCACCCCGATCTGGCAGCGCTGCAGGTCGCCTCGGACGCGCTCATCACCGACTACTCGTCGGTGATGTTCGACTACTCGGTCACCGGCAAGCCGATGTACTTCTTCGTACCCGACCTCGAGCACTACCGGGGTGAGCTGCGGGGGTTCTACTTCGACCTCTCCGAGCAGGCGCCGGGGCCGCTGGTCACCACCCTCGAAGACCTGGTCGAGGCGCTGGGCGCGGATACGCGCCGATTCGACGAGCGATACACCCGATGGCGGGCGCGGTTCAACGATCGCGACGACGGGCACGCCGCCGAACGGGTCGTCGCCCGCATCCTCGATCAGGGGTACGTCGCGCGCGACTGA
- a CDS encoding glycosyltransferase family 2 protein, with amino-acid sequence MHDVPRRPRPAPVPAPEDGVSFVMPVLNERAYLERAVRSVLAQDVDAPTEIVLALGPSTDGTEAVAQRLADADPRVRLVRNPAAHIPVGLNIAIRAARYPTVVRVDAHSELEPGYTGAALATLARVEAANVGGVMRADGRTPFQRAVARAYNSRIGLGGGAYHGGTTEGPAESAYLGVMRRAVLEEVGLFDEGIRRGEDWELNLRIRHAGYRVWFDPELEVTYWPRESWTRLIRQFRATGSWRGELVRRFGRRNGLRFFAPPALVVAVGASLAVGVLQVTGAITGWVAIAASVVHLPVAAYAALVAVAAGRGGGRGLRDRLWTLAVLPSMHLSWGVGFVQGLLRGARGTVDTSRLARNTPLP; translated from the coding sequence ATGCATGACGTCCCGCGCCGCCCGCGGCCGGCCCCCGTGCCGGCACCGGAAGACGGGGTCTCGTTCGTCATGCCGGTGCTCAACGAGCGCGCCTATCTCGAGCGCGCGGTGCGCAGCGTCCTCGCGCAGGATGTCGACGCCCCGACCGAGATCGTCCTCGCTCTCGGCCCGTCCACGGACGGCACCGAGGCCGTCGCGCAGCGCCTCGCGGATGCCGACCCGCGCGTTCGACTCGTCCGCAACCCCGCCGCGCACATCCCGGTGGGGCTCAACATCGCCATCCGCGCCGCGCGCTACCCCACGGTCGTCCGCGTCGACGCGCACTCCGAGCTCGAGCCCGGCTACACCGGCGCGGCCCTCGCGACGCTCGCGCGCGTCGAGGCCGCGAACGTCGGCGGGGTCATGCGCGCCGACGGCCGCACACCGTTCCAGCGCGCCGTCGCACGGGCCTACAACTCGAGGATCGGTCTCGGCGGCGGGGCCTACCACGGCGGCACGACCGAGGGACCCGCCGAATCGGCCTATCTCGGGGTCATGCGCCGGGCCGTGCTCGAGGAGGTCGGGCTCTTCGACGAGGGCATCCGGCGGGGTGAGGACTGGGAGCTGAACCTCCGCATCCGGCACGCCGGATACCGCGTGTGGTTCGACCCCGAGCTCGAGGTGACCTACTGGCCGCGGGAGAGCTGGACGCGTCTGATCCGCCAGTTCCGTGCCACCGGATCGTGGCGCGGCGAGCTCGTGCGGCGGTTCGGGCGGCGCAACGGTCTGCGGTTCTTCGCTCCCCCGGCGCTGGTCGTCGCCGTCGGCGCGTCGCTGGCCGTGGGCGTCCTGCAGGTGACCGGTGCGATCACGGGGTGGGTGGCGATCGCGGCGTCCGTGGTTCATCTTCCGGTGGCCGCCTATGCCGCCCTCGTCGCCGTCGCCGCCGGCCGCGGCGGCGGGCGCGGGCTGCGCGATCGGCTGTGGACGCTCGCCGTGCTGCCATCGATGCACCTGTCGTGGGGCGTCGGCTTCGTGCAGGGCCTTCTGCGCGGGGCGCGTGGCACCGTCGACACGTCGCGTCTCGCCCGCAACACGCCGCTGCCCTGA